Proteins from one Sarcophilus harrisii chromosome 2, mSarHar1.11, whole genome shotgun sequence genomic window:
- the LOC100916347 gene encoding olfactory receptor 13A1-like, translating into MLVQILSMMLLNNRTQVTEFILQGFSDSVPLRILLFVTFFSLYTAALTGNVMIIVLVTWCSTLHNPMYFFLVNLSMLDIMCTTSVLPKVLENLFSEKKAISFGGCMTQIYFLIWSVSGELLLFTAMAYDRYVAICHPLHYSTMMSKKICVLLAFGVWSICGLNTTINTGLMIRLSFCGPNIINQFFCEIPPVLLLSCTSTYLNNIMTVLADVFFSVLNFLLTIVSYCFIISNILKIRTTEGKKRAFSTCSSHLIVVTMYYCTVFYAYISPISSYSPESGKLVAVLYTAVSPTLNPLIYTLRNKDVREALRKVLLFRK; encoded by the coding sequence GATGTTATTGAATAACCGAACACAGGTAACTGAATTCATCCTTCAAGGTTTCTCAGATAGTGTCCCACTAAGGATTTTGCTCTTTgttactttcttttccttatatacAGCTGCCCTCACTGGGAATGTCATGATCATTGTGTTGGTCACTTGGTGCTCTACTCTCCACAACCCTATGTATTTTTTCCTAGTCAACTTGTCTATGTTAGACATCATGTGCACAACTTCTGTTCTTCCCAAGGTGTTGGAAAACCTGTTTTCAGAAAAGAAGGCTATCTCTTTTGGCGGATGCATGACTCAAATATACTTCCTCATCTGGTCTGTATCTGGTGAGCTCTTGCTCTTCACAGCCATGGCTTATGACAGGTATGTGGCTATCTGCCACCCCCTGCACTATAGCACCATGATGAGTAAGAAGATCTGTGTCCTTCTGGCATTTGGGGTATGGAGCATCTGTGGACTTAACACTACCATCAATACTGGGCTTATGATTCGATTATCTTTCTGTGGCCCCAACATCATTAATCAATTTTTCTGTGAAATCCCTCCTGTATTGCTTCTCTCTTGCACCTCAACATACCTGAACAATATTATGACGGTCCTTGCTGATGTCTTCTTCTCAGTTCTGAATTTCCTGCTGACAATTGTGTCTTATTGTTTCATCATCTCCAACATCCTGAAAATCCGGACcacagaagggaagaaaagagcatTCTCTACCTGTTCCTCCCATCTGATTGTGGTCACCATGTATTATTGCACTGTGTTTTATGCCTATATCAGTCCTATCTCTAGCTATTCTCCTGAAAGTGGGAAATTGGTGGCTGTGTTGTACACAGCAGTTAGCCCCACCTTAAACCCTCTCATCTACACTTTGAGGAACAAGGATGTCAGGGAAGCTTTGAGAAAAGTGCTTCTATTTAGAAAGTGA